Proteins from a genomic interval of Flammeovirgaceae bacterium SG7u.111:
- a CDS encoding response regulator has translation MNKHQTILIVDDFQSIRKVIRTTLQCHGFEVVEAENGKKALQQLLESDQNIDLILSDYNMPEMNGFELLEAVKQNDLLKTIPFVLLTSETNREKMKQARKTGLDAWIEKPYKIEAFITQINYCIEKSKSNESV, from the coding sequence ATGAACAAGCATCAAACTATCTTGATTGTTGACGACTTCCAAAGCATACGTAAAGTAATAAGAACCACCCTCCAATGTCACGGCTTTGAAGTAGTAGAAGCTGAAAATGGCAAAAAGGCTTTGCAACAATTATTAGAATCAGATCAGAACATAGATCTTATTTTATCAGATTATAACATGCCTGAAATGAATGGTTTTGAGCTTCTTGAAGCCGTAAAGCAAAATGACTTATTAAAAACCATCCCGTTTGTGCTTCTTACTTCGGAAACGAACAGGGAAAAAATGAAGCAAGCTCGAAAAACAGGGCTAGATGCTTGGATTGAAAAACCATATAAAATTGAAGCTTTCATCACTCAAATCAACTATTGCATAGAAAAAAGCAAGTCTAATGAGTCAGTATGA
- a CDS encoding LamG-like jellyroll fold domain-containing protein, whose protein sequence is MKSKLTKWRQCQMVLLLSLVLYTTSYQKAMSQAPNLPEKDSLAQTLFTNQNFLSATQVDTLTLPLQLGDSYTLEVVTKVNQALGRGMDIEGRNSIAKGFRVSLDEQTLNWTSSLSSSIEMASTSSDEYYTVRVAVENEMAHVYQNGVYLQTFPVSTIYDISNGEESNELPGGLLGSSLITDWAGTSSDNSGRPSDYGWGLEGTTVDMFNTANSGSGVRYLDYDENTSPLTYNGEVYAGRIMFIRWDNNSLNDAVYTYPVTLAANTVYNFSMLHAFWANATGSRNINVGIGKTTDPNDAIASNVFYSSGTRNLKSDNFSFTSEEAGTYYLTFTGAWALYAISELSVNEINIEPRLIFGKNYPDGNVDMKIASASFENGAYAPATITTGMKQDVIVTGKEVYYPTTFNTNFVVSGKTDLHLTGEYTPLVNSSVSLNSADAWLFFDNISPAEVIEDWLDKVTINGMSAINNPNVRMSIYKNGTAIIPNGNQTSTQALEVFTNTGLSGMSNTYEIDTFHTDLGAFDNNIGSFKLQRGYMATFASNSDGSGFSRVYIANDEDLEVTELPKGLNGAVSFIRVFKWDWVSKKGKAGWSPAKLNCTWYYDWNIGGNSSDDYQYATIRQNAGWPSWDAINNKERVNHLLGFNEPDRPDQADMTVEEAIEIWPEMMNSGMRIGSPAPADPFNNWLPTFLDRCEELNYRVDFAAIHCYWGGLTPEQWYSRLKQLHERFKRPLWITEWNNGANWTSEYWPDAQDAQFQKQLNDMRGILNVLDTASFVERYAIYDWVEDKRAMVLADTLTPAGEYYAANKSDFAFDPAKEFIHTWALVAPTLTSTINENDYFKVTLNWGDVNGEMGSKYKLERKIDGLDADFVVVQELTDYVPGEEVAFGDSVYDKASYRVQAVGIGGETAYSNTVEVIRDTNPAAPMLQAEVLSSSIIKLTWDEIDEARSFNLKRSLDKNGSFETVLARTTEFAYLDEELISDTTYFYTISSLNSAGESENGDTIAVKTLKLVAPKGVLNPRVASADSRITLSWDFRYDAMYKILKSETEGGPYDTLIAVLDTTNYIDSAVVNGQTYYYKLLAYNELGESPLSKTLEGKPVVGQHLFVSFDEASGTFAEDSWGGNHATLIGDADRVGGYVYAGALNLTGENDAHALLPEGVVNTLDDFTIATWVKLTSLSTWMRIFDFGIGTSSYMFLTPQAGRSNGMSTVRYGIKNGGEEYTVSYLDTLPLNTWTHFAVTQSEDTVRLYLNGELVTTSTEFLLSPSDLGITTDNFIGKSQWSDPLLNGAIDEFKIYNYALSEAEIAEVAAPAELSVPVEIKGFTTYSADSKITLDWDLAYDVVYDIYRAESEEGEFEKIVSGLDALNYVDTDVDNTTTYFYKLVAYNEAGQSPMSDALQATPVEGRHAYFDFEEDNGTLVKDKWSAYQGHLRNDASWKAGRMYLTNAIALDNSKESYIELEEGIVSTLNDFTISSWVKVNELNRWMRIFDFGSGTSSYMFLTPQASSSNGMSTVRYGIKNGGEEYSVSYLDTLPLNTWTHFAVTQSEDTVRLYLNGEVVAVNTEIPLTPADLGITPQNYIGKSQWPDPFLHGVLDDFKIYNYALSETELLEELKSPQVITFEAISAMHAGDSDFTLSAASSAELKVAYSSSDSSVAIVDTLGVVRIMGVGVTEIAAEQGGNEEYLPAKSVQSFTVNSIAMEALYMDADNSENNNTIKPYIQLVNNDEVSVDLQEITVRYWVTMEKFSGARVDIHYAELGNQVNAAYVELEEPRDNALGYVEYSFDSGTGVLDPINGTGVIQSMIANTDWKQLDESNDYSYQTGASSYQLNDHITVYRKGQLIWGTEPAMTAPQQLIKVKSLSINGGSNTMSTYVEIENQGNTALQYDDLSMRYWFTSEGKEQLNYWIDYSYLNKNGIDAQFVKLDSVTQNADTYFEISMDSTLGIFYPLSSSGPIQYRIAKSNWTAFDETNDHSYNASSSYVSNNKITVYYKGDLIYGVEPFDVAENAASRIGLEKEVDSKVFSIYPNPVVDNLTINLEAEALVTIINLSGNIVWQRTISQSTNSIDLSSLNEGLYIIKVQSENMHAVKKILKE, encoded by the coding sequence ATGAAATCAAAACTTACAAAATGGAGGCAATGCCAAATGGTATTGCTCCTATCCTTGGTACTTTACACAACAAGCTACCAGAAAGCCATGTCACAAGCGCCTAATTTGCCAGAAAAAGATAGCTTGGCTCAAACATTATTCACCAACCAGAATTTTTTAAGTGCAACTCAAGTAGATACGTTGACCCTCCCTTTGCAGCTTGGTGATAGTTATACGCTTGAAGTAGTAACTAAAGTAAATCAGGCTTTGGGGCGTGGTATGGACATAGAAGGAAGAAATTCCATTGCCAAAGGTTTCAGAGTTTCTTTGGACGAGCAAACGCTCAATTGGACATCATCGCTTTCTTCCTCTATTGAAATGGCCAGTACAAGTTCAGATGAATATTATACTGTTAGAGTGGCTGTAGAAAATGAAATGGCTCATGTTTACCAGAATGGTGTATATCTGCAAACGTTTCCGGTTTCTACCATTTATGATATAAGCAATGGAGAAGAAAGTAATGAATTACCTGGGGGGCTTTTGGGATCAAGTTTAATTACCGACTGGGCAGGTACAAGTTCTGATAATTCGGGCAGACCTTCCGACTACGGTTGGGGATTAGAGGGCACAACTGTAGATATGTTCAATACGGCAAATAGCGGAAGCGGAGTGAGATACCTCGATTATGATGAAAACACATCCCCACTTACTTACAACGGAGAGGTGTATGCGGGAAGGATCATGTTTATTCGGTGGGACAATAACTCACTTAACGATGCAGTTTACACCTATCCGGTAACATTGGCTGCTAATACGGTATATAATTTTTCCATGCTCCATGCTTTTTGGGCAAATGCTACAGGTTCTAGAAATATAAATGTTGGTATAGGAAAAACTACAGACCCTAATGACGCGATTGCCTCTAATGTATTTTATTCTTCGGGAACAAGAAACCTTAAAAGCGACAACTTCTCATTTACCTCTGAAGAGGCAGGAACGTATTACCTAACTTTCACAGGCGCTTGGGCATTGTATGCCATAAGTGAGCTTTCTGTAAATGAAATAAACATAGAGCCAAGGTTGATTTTTGGGAAAAACTATCCAGATGGAAATGTAGATATGAAAATAGCTTCGGCTAGCTTTGAAAATGGAGCGTATGCACCTGCTACTATCACCACTGGTATGAAACAAGATGTAATTGTTACAGGTAAAGAAGTTTATTACCCTACTACTTTTAATACCAACTTTGTGGTATCTGGCAAAACTGATCTGCACCTTACCGGTGAATATACCCCATTGGTAAATTCATCTGTATCGTTAAATTCGGCAGATGCTTGGCTATTTTTCGACAACATAAGCCCTGCAGAAGTCATTGAAGATTGGCTTGACAAAGTGACTATCAATGGTATGAGTGCTATAAACAATCCAAATGTTCGTATGTCCATTTATAAAAACGGAACAGCAATTATACCCAATGGTAACCAAACTTCTACCCAAGCCCTAGAGGTATTTACAAATACAGGCTTATCAGGAATGTCGAATACCTACGAAATAGATACCTTCCATACCGACCTAGGCGCATTTGATAATAATATCGGTTCTTTTAAGCTTCAAAGAGGCTATATGGCCACTTTTGCAAGTAACTCCGATGGCTCTGGCTTTAGTAGAGTATATATAGCCAATGATGAAGACCTTGAAGTGACCGAATTACCAAAAGGGCTGAATGGAGCTGTGTCGTTCATTCGCGTGTTTAAGTGGGACTGGGTAAGTAAAAAAGGAAAAGCGGGTTGGTCTCCTGCTAAGCTGAATTGTACTTGGTACTATGACTGGAATATTGGTGGGAATTCTTCAGATGATTACCAGTACGCTACCATAAGACAAAATGCCGGTTGGCCATCGTGGGATGCAATCAATAATAAGGAAAGAGTAAACCACCTGTTGGGATTTAATGAGCCCGATCGCCCCGACCAAGCAGACATGACTGTAGAAGAAGCTATCGAAATATGGCCTGAGATGATGAATTCGGGCATGCGGATTGGCTCTCCTGCTCCTGCTGACCCGTTCAATAATTGGTTGCCAACATTTTTGGATCGATGTGAAGAATTGAACTATAGGGTAGACTTTGCCGCTATCCACTGTTATTGGGGAGGACTTACACCTGAGCAATGGTATTCACGCCTCAAACAATTGCATGAGCGATTCAAACGCCCACTCTGGATTACAGAATGGAATAATGGAGCCAACTGGACTTCGGAATATTGGCCAGACGCTCAAGACGCCCAGTTCCAGAAACAGCTCAATGACATGAGAGGGATTCTCAATGTGTTGGATACTGCTTCATTCGTTGAGCGTTATGCAATTTACGACTGGGTGGAGGACAAGCGAGCGATGGTGCTAGCCGATACGCTTACACCAGCCGGAGAATATTACGCAGCCAATAAATCTGATTTTGCCTTCGATCCCGCTAAAGAATTTATCCATACTTGGGCATTAGTAGCTCCAACCTTGACCAGTACTATCAACGAAAACGACTATTTCAAGGTAACGCTGAATTGGGGAGATGTAAATGGTGAAATGGGTTCAAAATATAAGTTAGAGCGAAAAATAGATGGACTGGACGCTGATTTTGTCGTTGTACAAGAATTGACCGATTATGTACCAGGAGAAGAGGTTGCTTTCGGAGACAGTGTGTATGACAAAGCCTCGTACCGGGTTCAGGCAGTAGGAATTGGAGGAGAAACAGCCTACTCTAATACGGTAGAAGTAATTCGTGATACAAATCCAGCAGCCCCTATGCTTCAGGCAGAAGTGCTTTCTTCTTCTATAATCAAATTGACTTGGGACGAAATAGACGAGGCTCGCTCTTTTAATCTAAAGCGTTCGCTAGATAAAAACGGTTCTTTTGAAACTGTTTTAGCAAGAACGACAGAATTTGCTTATTTGGATGAAGAGTTGATTTCAGATACTACCTATTTCTATACTATATCTTCACTGAACTCGGCGGGTGAAAGCGAAAACGGTGATACCATTGCAGTAAAAACGTTGAAGTTAGTTGCTCCCAAAGGTGTGCTCAACCCGAGAGTTGCTTCTGCAGATTCGCGGATTACGCTGAGCTGGGATTTTAGGTATGATGCTATGTATAAAATCCTGAAATCTGAAACCGAGGGTGGTCCATACGATACATTGATTGCTGTATTAGACACCACTAACTACATCGATTCTGCTGTAGTAAATGGGCAAACATATTACTATAAGCTACTGGCTTATAATGAGCTAGGCGAAAGCCCACTTTCTAAAACATTAGAAGGAAAGCCAGTGGTTGGTCAGCATCTTTTTGTGAGTTTTGATGAAGCTTCAGGTACTTTTGCCGAAGACTCTTGGGGAGGCAACCATGCTACATTGATAGGCGATGCCGATCGTGTAGGAGGCTATGTTTATGCTGGTGCGTTGAATTTGACTGGTGAAAACGATGCTCATGCCCTATTGCCAGAAGGAGTAGTGAATACATTGGATGATTTTACTATAGCTACATGGGTTAAATTAACGTCATTGAGTACATGGATGCGTATTTTCGATTTTGGTATCGGTACATCCTCTTACATGTTTTTGACACCTCAGGCAGGTAGGAGTAATGGCATGTCAACTGTAAGATACGGCATCAAAAATGGAGGGGAAGAATATACTGTTAGTTACCTCGATACTCTTCCGCTAAATACTTGGACGCATTTTGCTGTAACACAATCAGAAGATACTGTTCGCCTGTATTTAAATGGAGAATTGGTAACAACAAGCACTGAGTTTTTATTGAGCCCTTCTGACTTAGGAATTACTACTGACAATTTTATTGGTAAATCGCAGTGGTCAGACCCTCTTCTAAACGGAGCAATAGATGAGTTTAAGATTTACAATTATGCGCTAAGCGAGGCGGAAATTGCGGAAGTCGCAGCTCCAGCAGAATTGTCTGTACCTGTTGAAATTAAAGGGTTTACAACTTATTCGGCAGATTCGAAAATCACATTGGATTGGGACTTGGCTTACGATGTTGTATATGATATCTATCGTGCTGAATCGGAAGAAGGCGAGTTTGAAAAAATTGTATCGGGATTGGATGCTTTAAATTATGTAGATACTGATGTAGATAACACAACAACTTATTTCTACAAATTAGTAGCTTACAATGAAGCTGGCCAAAGTCCTATGTCTGATGCACTGCAAGCAACACCTGTTGAAGGCCGACACGCCTATTTTGATTTTGAAGAAGACAACGGAACCTTGGTGAAAGATAAGTGGAGCGCTTACCAGGGTCACTTACGAAATGATGCATCGTGGAAGGCAGGAAGAATGTACCTGACCAATGCAATAGCCTTAGACAATTCTAAGGAATCTTATATTGAATTGGAAGAAGGAATAGTGAGTACCTTGAATGACTTTACCATTTCCTCATGGGTGAAAGTGAATGAGTTAAATAGATGGATGCGTATTTTTGATTTTGGTTCTGGCACATCCTCTTACATGTTTTTGACACCTCAGGCAAGTAGCAGCAATGGCATGTCAACTGTAAGATACGGCATCAAAAATGGAGGGGAAGAATATTCCGTTAGTTACCTCGATACTCTTCCGCTAAATACTTGGACGCATTTTGCTGTAACACAATCAGAAGATACTGTTCGCTTGTATTTAAATGGAGAAGTTGTAGCAGTGAACACCGAAATCCCACTTACTCCTGCCGATTTAGGTATTACTCCACAAAACTATATAGGTAAATCTCAGTGGCCAGATCCTTTTTTGCATGGTGTGTTAGATGATTTTAAGATTTATAACTATGCATTAAGCGAAACAGAACTATTAGAAGAGCTAAAGTCACCTCAAGTTATCACCTTTGAGGCAATATCTGCAATGCATGCTGGCGACTCTGATTTTACGTTGAGTGCGGCTTCAAGTGCCGAGTTGAAAGTTGCTTACAGCTCTTCCGATTCGAGTGTGGCAATAGTAGATACGCTGGGAGTTGTTCGTATAATGGGTGTTGGAGTTACAGAAATAGCAGCCGAGCAAGGGGGTAATGAGGAATACCTTCCCGCCAAGTCGGTACAAAGCTTTACCGTAAACTCAATAGCTATGGAGGCATTATACATGGATGCCGACAATAGTGAAAACAACAATACCATTAAGCCTTATATCCAGCTTGTCAATAATGACGAGGTAAGCGTTGACTTGCAAGAAATTACAGTGAGGTACTGGGTTACAATGGAAAAATTTAGTGGGGCAAGGGTTGATATTCACTATGCGGAGTTAGGCAATCAGGTAAATGCAGCGTATGTTGAATTGGAAGAACCGCGTGATAATGCGCTAGGCTATGTAGAATACAGTTTTGATAGTGGAACAGGCGTACTTGATCCTATTAATGGCACAGGGGTTATCCAAAGTATGATAGCTAATACCGACTGGAAGCAACTAGACGAGAGTAACGATTATTCTTATCAAACAGGGGCAAGTTCATATCAGTTAAATGATCATATAACAGTTTACCGAAAAGGTCAGTTGATATGGGGCACTGAGCCCGCTATGACAGCTCCTCAACAACTAATAAAAGTGAAATCACTCTCTATAAACGGCGGTTCTAACACCATGAGCACTTATGTTGAAATAGAGAATCAAGGTAATACAGCTCTGCAATACGATGACTTATCTATGAGATATTGGTTTACATCGGAAGGAAAAGAACAACTGAATTATTGGATAGATTATTCTTACTTGAATAAAAATGGGATTGATGCCCAGTTTGTAAAGCTGGATTCTGTAACCCAAAATGCTGACACGTATTTTGAAATAAGTATGGATTCTACACTCGGCATATTTTATCCGTTGAGCAGCTCTGGACCAATTCAATACCGCATAGCCAAATCTAACTGGACTGCATTTGACGAAACAAACGATCATTCTTATAATGCATCTAGCAGCTATGTAAGCAACAATAAAATAACGGTTTACTACAAAGGCGATTTGATCTATGGGGTAGAACCTTTCGATGTAGCTGAAAACGCTGCTTCCCGAATTGGATTGGAAAAAGAAGTTGATAGTAAAGTATTTTCAATTTATCCCAACCCAGTAGTGGACAACTTAACCATTAATTTGGAAGCTGAAGCTTTGGTAACAATTATCAACCTTTCTGGAAACATTGTATGGCAGAGGACTATTTCACAGAGCACCAATTCTATAGACTTAAGTTCCTTAAATGAAGGGCTTTATATTATAAAGGTACAAAGTGAAAATATGCATGCTGTGAAGAAGATTCTCAAAGAGTAA
- a CDS encoding TonB-dependent receptor, which produces MKTLFFISTFLISFTCASQDLANVSGKIIDGNSLAPVPFATVLVKTLPDSTYFSGTLSSENGRFEITGLTKGKYNLSFSFLGYETKQVDLIVGGKNDIYDLGKIELSVSSQQLDEVTVEGKKEIIAAGLDKKSFSLDDNFAQTGGSVLDALRALPGITVDQEGKVMLRGSDRVAVFIDGKQSSLTGFGNQKGLDNIPTANIEKIEIINNPSAKYDAAGMAGVINIVYKKDLEKGFNGEVGLALGVGQLGKRKEDLPTELGSYSFNPKVIPSLSANYNSSKINFFLQSEVLIQEKLPNNEFTTRFYDDGNTVFSQVPENRKQTQYIVKTGLDWNIDDQNSLTFSTVFDYEQHTDTSQVPFIRNDAERYRYWHWREAEVTGYLNFQLDYKHEFEQPGHKLNLSLQYTRGWEDESYFLNDSSIIRKSQDTTHLVATEHTIPFLIDYVKPLANGRIEAGTKLQIRRLPLTYDIGQGENSVIYPGLGDWSEWGENIYAAYFNYVLEKEKYDVEAGLRAEQTDVFYNLPEENIYYDQNDSYDYFKLYPNVRFTLKIDENNNLSAFYNNRVDRPGEPELRIFPKYDDPELMKVGNPYLRPQFTQTFELAYKHFWETGSVYFSGYHRMIDSHFLRIFSIDSSNADYNIINKVYQNVGDASNSGVEVLLSQEIGENWKMTGSFNWYINTIEAYEGEVLFPYKRPFQIQKTEDNTWDAKLNNQIKLRDNLEAQVTIIYYAAKNIPQGKQFARSSVDIGLKKTIWDKKGEIIFSASDIFNKFGIKQELTGDGFRAIYENFYETQVLRLGLKYKW; this is translated from the coding sequence ATGAAAACACTCTTTTTTATTAGTACATTTCTTATTTCCTTCACCTGCGCATCCCAAGACTTGGCAAATGTCTCGGGCAAAATCATTGATGGCAATTCACTAGCACCTGTTCCCTTTGCAACCGTTTTGGTAAAAACACTGCCAGACAGCACCTACTTCTCGGGCACGCTGAGCAGTGAAAATGGTCGATTCGAAATAACAGGCCTCACAAAAGGCAAATACAATTTGAGTTTTTCCTTCTTGGGCTACGAAACCAAACAGGTGGACTTGATAGTCGGTGGGAAAAATGATATCTATGATTTAGGAAAAATTGAACTATCGGTTTCTTCCCAGCAACTGGACGAAGTAACGGTAGAGGGAAAAAAAGAGATCATAGCGGCAGGGCTTGATAAAAAATCCTTTTCCCTCGACGATAATTTTGCCCAAACGGGAGGCTCGGTGCTCGATGCTCTACGGGCATTGCCAGGCATCACGGTAGACCAAGAAGGTAAGGTAATGCTACGAGGAAGCGACCGAGTGGCAGTATTTATAGATGGAAAGCAATCGAGCCTTACAGGCTTTGGCAACCAAAAAGGCTTGGACAACATCCCTACGGCGAATATTGAAAAAATAGAAATAATCAATAACCCTTCGGCAAAATACGATGCTGCTGGCATGGCGGGGGTCATCAATATTGTGTATAAAAAAGACTTGGAAAAAGGCTTTAATGGAGAGGTTGGACTTGCCCTAGGAGTTGGTCAATTGGGGAAAAGAAAAGAGGATTTACCTACCGAATTGGGCAGTTATTCCTTCAACCCAAAAGTGATTCCGAGCTTGAGTGCCAATTACAACAGCTCTAAAATCAACTTCTTTTTGCAGTCGGAAGTACTTATCCAAGAAAAGCTTCCTAACAATGAATTCACCACTCGGTTTTATGACGATGGCAACACTGTTTTTTCCCAAGTCCCCGAAAACAGAAAGCAAACGCAGTACATTGTAAAAACGGGTTTAGATTGGAATATTGACGACCAAAACAGCCTGACCTTTTCCACGGTTTTCGATTACGAGCAACATACCGACACCTCCCAAGTGCCTTTTATAAGAAATGATGCGGAAAGGTATCGCTACTGGCACTGGAGGGAAGCGGAAGTAACAGGTTACCTCAACTTCCAGCTGGACTACAAACACGAGTTCGAGCAGCCAGGCCATAAGCTCAACCTTAGCTTGCAATATACACGAGGCTGGGAAGATGAATCGTACTTTCTGAACGACAGTTCTATCATCCGCAAATCGCAAGATACTACACATTTGGTGGCTACCGAGCACACTATCCCTTTCCTAATCGACTATGTAAAACCATTAGCCAATGGTAGAATTGAAGCGGGAACAAAGCTACAAATCAGGCGCTTGCCCCTTACCTATGATATTGGTCAGGGTGAAAATTCGGTGATCTATCCTGGGCTGGGCGATTGGTCGGAATGGGGAGAAAATATCTATGCCGCTTACTTCAATTATGTACTAGAAAAAGAAAAGTACGATGTAGAAGCTGGCTTGAGAGCAGAGCAAACGGATGTATTTTACAACCTGCCCGAAGAGAATATTTATTACGACCAGAACGATTCTTACGATTATTTCAAGCTTTATCCCAACGTCCGTTTCACGCTCAAAATTGACGAAAACAACAACTTATCGGCTTTTTACAACAACCGGGTAGATCGGCCAGGAGAGCCCGAACTGCGGATTTTCCCCAAATACGATGATCCAGAATTGATGAAAGTCGGCAACCCTTACCTCCGCCCTCAGTTTACCCAAACATTTGAGCTTGCGTACAAACATTTTTGGGAAACAGGCTCAGTCTATTTCTCAGGCTATCACCGCATGATCGACAGTCATTTTTTGAGGATTTTCAGCATCGATTCTTCCAATGCCGATTACAATATCATTAATAAGGTCTACCAAAATGTGGGCGATGCCTCCAACTCGGGCGTGGAGGTTCTTCTCTCCCAAGAGATTGGAGAAAACTGGAAAATGACGGGAAGTTTTAACTGGTACATAAATACCATTGAAGCTTACGAAGGCGAGGTTTTGTTTCCCTACAAAAGACCTTTCCAAATCCAAAAAACAGAGGACAACACATGGGATGCAAAGCTCAATAATCAGATAAAACTTCGGGACAACTTGGAAGCGCAAGTGACTATTATCTATTATGCAGCGAAGAATATTCCCCAAGGAAAGCAATTTGCCCGCTCCTCGGTCGACATCGGTTTGAAAAAGACAATTTGGGATAAAAAAGGGGAAATTATCTTTTCCGCCTCCGACATCTTCAACAAATTTGGCATCAAGCAGGAATTGACAGGAGACGGCTTCAGAGCCATTTATGAAAACTTCTACGAGACTCAAGTACTGCGCCTTGGGCTGAAGTATAAGTGGTAG
- a CDS encoding VOC family protein, with product MRLGAFSVSLSVKNIQASKEFYETLGFEVFAGDIKKNYLIMKNETTLVGLFQGMFENNIMTFNPGWDSSANALAEFDDVRDIQKHLKGNGVKLETEVDESTSGPASFVVIDPDGNPILIDQHV from the coding sequence ATGAGACTAGGAGCATTTTCAGTGAGCTTAAGCGTAAAGAATATTCAGGCATCGAAAGAATTTTATGAGACATTAGGTTTTGAGGTTTTTGCCGGGGATATCAAAAAGAATTACCTGATCATGAAAAATGAGACTACGTTGGTCGGGCTTTTCCAAGGCATGTTCGAAAACAATATTATGACCTTTAACCCGGGCTGGGATTCGAGCGCAAATGCGTTGGCGGAGTTTGATGATGTGCGAGATATTCAAAAGCACCTTAAGGGGAATGGGGTTAAATTGGAAACCGAGGTGGATGAAAGTACTTCGGGACCTGCGAGTTTCGTAGTGATTGACCCCGATGGAAATCCTATACTAATCGATCAGCATGTGTAG